One part of the Alistipes onderdonkii genome encodes these proteins:
- a CDS encoding sugar O-acetyltransferase: MRGEKEKMLAGEWFDPHDAELTADRDRATRLMHRLNVECCGHDDDYRATLGELCPNVRGFIREPFHCDYGYNIHMGEGSFVNFDCVFLDLAPIRIGCGTLIGPKVQLLTAHHPFDAATRGTALEAGKPIVIGDHCWLGGGVIVCPGVTIGDRAVIGAGSVVTRDIPADSVAAGNPARIIRTL; the protein is encoded by the coding sequence ATGAGAGGCGAAAAGGAAAAAATGCTGGCGGGCGAATGGTTCGACCCGCATGATGCGGAGCTGACGGCCGACCGCGACCGTGCCACGCGCCTGATGCATCGCCTCAACGTCGAATGCTGCGGCCATGACGACGACTACCGCGCCACGCTCGGGGAATTATGCCCCAACGTGCGGGGGTTCATCCGCGAACCTTTCCACTGCGACTACGGCTACAACATCCACATGGGCGAAGGTTCCTTCGTCAATTTCGACTGCGTCTTCCTCGACCTGGCACCGATACGCATCGGCTGCGGGACGCTCATAGGCCCCAAAGTGCAGCTGCTCACGGCGCACCACCCGTTCGACGCCGCAACACGCGGAACGGCCCTCGAAGCAGGCAAGCCCATCGTCATCGGCGACCACTGCTGGCTGGGCGGCGGGGTGATCGTATGCCCGGGCGTCACGATCGGCGACAGGGCGGTCATCGGGGCGGGGTCGGTCGTCACCCGAGATATCCCGGCGGATTCGGTCGCGGCAGGCAACCCTGCACGCATCATCCGGACGCTCTAA
- the rnhA gene encoding ribonuclease HI, which produces MPTITIYTDGSALGNPGPGGYGAVLLSGRHRKELSQGFRLTTNNRMELMAVCVALEALKFDGSDVTVYSDSKYVVDAVTKGWVFGWVKKQFAGKKNPDLWMRFLRVYRHHNVRFVWVKGHADTVENNRCDQLAVAAANDKAHLLEDTGYEP; this is translated from the coding sequence TTGCCGACAATCACCATATACACGGACGGTTCAGCGCTCGGGAACCCCGGGCCGGGAGGCTACGGCGCGGTACTCCTTTCGGGGCGGCACCGCAAGGAGCTGTCGCAGGGATTCCGCCTGACGACCAACAACCGCATGGAGCTCATGGCCGTCTGCGTGGCGCTCGAGGCGCTCAAGTTCGACGGGTCGGACGTCACCGTGTATTCCGATTCGAAATACGTCGTGGATGCCGTGACGAAAGGCTGGGTCTTCGGCTGGGTGAAAAAACAGTTCGCCGGTAAGAAAAACCCCGACCTGTGGATGCGCTTCCTGCGCGTGTACCGGCATCACAATGTCCGCTTCGTCTGGGTCAAGGGGCACGCCGACACGGTGGAGAACAACCGCTGCGACCAACTGGCGGTCGCTGCCGCCAACGACAAGGCGCATTTACTGGAAGATACGGGTTACGAACCCTGA
- the kdsB gene encoding 3-deoxy-manno-octulosonate cytidylyltransferase: MKFIAIIPARYASTRFPAKPLAVLGGKPVIRRVYEQVAGVLDDAVVATDDERIYDAVVAFGGKAEMTSADHKSGTDRCWEAYLRQGKLYDVVVNVQGDEPFIRASQLEAVKRCFDDPATDIATLVKPFAEADGLAALENPNSPKVVLDAQSRAIYFSRSVIPYLRGVERSQWLAHHTFYKHIGLYAFRTEVLRAVTALPQSTLEKAESLEQLRWLENGYRIGVGITDVETIGIDTPQDLARAEEFLSHHPEFIK, from the coding sequence ATGAAATTTATCGCAATCATACCGGCGCGTTATGCGTCGACCCGCTTCCCGGCCAAACCGTTGGCCGTGCTGGGCGGGAAACCCGTTATCCGGCGGGTCTACGAGCAGGTGGCGGGCGTACTGGACGATGCCGTGGTCGCCACGGACGACGAGCGGATTTACGATGCCGTGGTGGCATTCGGCGGCAAGGCCGAGATGACCTCGGCAGACCATAAGAGCGGCACGGATCGCTGCTGGGAAGCCTACCTCAGGCAGGGAAAGCTCTACGACGTGGTCGTCAACGTGCAGGGCGACGAGCCTTTCATCCGGGCGTCGCAGCTCGAAGCCGTGAAGCGCTGCTTCGACGATCCCGCGACGGACATCGCCACGCTCGTGAAACCCTTTGCCGAAGCGGACGGCCTGGCCGCGCTGGAAAACCCCAATTCGCCGAAGGTGGTGCTCGATGCGCAGTCGCGGGCCATCTATTTTTCGCGTTCGGTCATCCCTTACTTGCGCGGCGTCGAACGCTCGCAGTGGCTTGCGCACCATACGTTCTACAAGCACATCGGCCTCTATGCCTTCCGCACGGAGGTGCTGCGTGCCGTCACGGCGTTGCCGCAGTCCACGCTCGAAAAGGCCGAGTCGCTCGAGCAGCTCCGTTGGCTCGAAAACGGCTACAGGATCGGCGTGGGCATCACCGACGTCGAGACCATCGGCATCGACACGCCCCAAGACCTCGCACGTGCCGAGGAGTTTTTGTCACACCATCCGGAATTTATAAAATGA
- the kdsA gene encoding 3-deoxy-8-phosphooctulonate synthase, producing the protein MKFIAGPCVIESAELLDTVAERLVAINKALGTDIIFKASFDKANRTSISSFRGPGLEKGLRMLADVRAKWGLRLLTDIHEAWQAAPVGEVVDVIQIPAFLCRQTDLLTAAARTGKTVNIKKAQFLSGLDMQYPYEKARDAGASEIWLTERGNIYGYNNLVVDFRNIPDMLRIAQTVVMDCTHSVQRPGGAGGTTGGNREFVPAMARAAREFGANGFFFEVHPCPDCARSDGPNMLQLDDLENLIKTLL; encoded by the coding sequence ATGAAATTCATCGCCGGCCCCTGCGTCATCGAATCCGCCGAGTTGCTCGACACCGTGGCCGAACGCCTCGTGGCGATCAACAAGGCCCTCGGGACGGATATTATCTTCAAGGCCTCGTTCGACAAGGCCAACCGCACCTCGATCTCCTCGTTCCGCGGCCCCGGACTCGAAAAGGGGTTGCGTATGCTCGCCGACGTGCGGGCGAAGTGGGGGCTGCGCCTGCTGACCGACATCCACGAGGCGTGGCAGGCCGCGCCTGTGGGCGAGGTCGTCGACGTGATCCAGATCCCGGCCTTCCTCTGCCGGCAGACCGACCTGCTCACCGCCGCGGCCAGGACGGGCAAGACCGTGAATATCAAAAAGGCGCAGTTCCTTTCGGGGTTGGACATGCAGTACCCCTATGAGAAGGCGCGCGATGCGGGGGCTTCGGAAATATGGCTCACCGAACGCGGCAATATCTACGGTTACAACAATCTGGTGGTCGATTTCCGCAATATCCCCGACATGCTGCGCATCGCGCAGACCGTGGTGATGGATTGTACCCATTCGGTGCAGCGTCCCGGCGGTGCGGGCGGTACGACGGGAGGCAACCGCGAGTTCGTGCCGGCCATGGCCCGGGCGGCACGGGAGTTCGGTGCCAACGGCTTCTTCTTCGAAGTGCACCCCTGCCCCGACTGCGCCAGGAGCGACGGCCCCAACATGTTGCAACTCGACGATCTGGAGAATCTCATTAAAACCTTGCTATAA
- a CDS encoding PAS domain-containing protein, with the protein MFTPYTPNFQSLMLMLDAAHMGWWKANFQTGELYVSEYIARLLGLDGDKIRIGQLTHLIREDYRMPIHNEFMALKVSSKFDRTFPVELPEGEVWLHAQLVGRQTDPDTGTHLFGYMQRVPVHDRREAEILTLENNYHTVVKENKHMDVLLDHLPIGYFRIRSGCFTTATDAPSTTFSSRSTARRSKSWG; encoded by the coding sequence ATGTTCACACCCTACACACCGAATTTCCAATCCCTGATGCTCATGCTGGACGCCGCCCACATGGGTTGGTGGAAGGCGAATTTCCAAACCGGAGAACTGTATGTCTCCGAATATATCGCCAGGCTGCTGGGGCTCGACGGCGACAAAATCCGGATCGGCCAACTGACGCACCTGATCCGTGAAGACTACCGGATGCCGATCCACAACGAGTTCATGGCGCTCAAGGTCAGCAGCAAATTCGACAGGACATTCCCGGTCGAACTTCCCGAGGGCGAAGTCTGGCTCCATGCCCAGCTCGTCGGACGGCAGACCGACCCCGATACGGGCACGCACCTTTTCGGCTACATGCAGCGCGTCCCCGTGCACGACCGGCGCGAAGCCGAAATCCTGACGCTCGAAAACAACTACCACACGGTCGTGAAGGAGAACAAGCACATGGACGTGCTGCTCGACCACCTGCCGATCGGGTATTTCCGCATCCGGTCCGGCTGCTTTACGACAGCGACGGACGCGCCATCGACTACCTTTTCCTCTCGGTCAACCGCGCGGCGCAGCAAATCGTGGGGATAG
- a CDS encoding ABC transporter ATP-binding protein, with protein MFKIYMRLLGFARPIRKYAIPYFFYSLFYALFNSLTFLLIMPILKTMFDADYTFVYVEKLPPLAFNQEYLTALFNFTYSHLFTEYNPENVLLLLAIVTIFVSLLSNLFRYMGAWTVENMRTRTLQRMRNEMFSKVVDMNVGYFSDQRKGDIISKITSDVGVVQFCITNTLQVAFREPFLIIGYTVMMVAISWELALFSVLFLPVVALIIGSIVKRLRHPARTSQQRMGELVSTLDESLSGIKVIKSYNATGYVKQKFYDLSEDLARLTLSMARRQQLASPMSEFLGISAVGVILVFGGSLVFKDALSPEGFIAFIAMFSQITRPVRTFIDQFSNINQGIAAGERIFSIIDAQSEIQDKPGAIELDGLKDKIEFRDIHFSYDGSREVIEGISFEIKRGETVALVGPSGGGKSTLSELIPRFYDVKAGDILIDGVSVRDYTQDSLRAHMSVVAQDTVLFNDTIEGNIAMGKAGATHEEIVEAARIANADCFIQEAPEGYQTNIGDRGVKLSGGQRQRLSIARAVLKNPEILILDEATSALDTESEKLVQDALNKLLVGRTSVVIAHRLSTIHNADKIIVVDHGRVAEQGTHTELLAKGGIYAKLIELQSFD; from the coding sequence ATGTTTAAAATATACATGAGGCTCCTGGGTTTCGCCCGACCCATCCGCAAATACGCCATCCCCTATTTCTTCTACTCACTTTTCTACGCGCTGTTCAATTCGCTCACGTTCCTGCTGATCATGCCGATCCTCAAGACGATGTTCGATGCGGATTACACGTTCGTATACGTGGAGAAGCTCCCCCCGCTGGCGTTCAACCAGGAATACCTGACGGCACTGTTCAACTTCACCTATTCGCACCTGTTCACCGAATACAACCCCGAAAACGTCCTGCTGCTGCTGGCCATCGTCACCATTTTCGTGAGCCTGCTGAGCAACCTGTTCCGCTACATGGGGGCCTGGACGGTCGAGAACATGCGCACCCGCACCCTGCAGCGCATGCGCAACGAGATGTTCTCCAAAGTCGTGGACATGAACGTGGGCTATTTCAGCGACCAGCGCAAGGGCGACATCATCTCGAAGATCACTTCGGACGTCGGCGTGGTGCAGTTCTGCATCACCAACACATTGCAGGTAGCTTTCCGCGAGCCGTTCCTCATCATCGGTTATACGGTCATGATGGTCGCCATCTCGTGGGAGCTGGCACTCTTCTCGGTGCTTTTCCTGCCCGTCGTAGCACTGATCATCGGCAGCATCGTCAAGCGCCTGCGCCATCCCGCGCGGACAAGCCAGCAGCGCATGGGCGAACTGGTCTCGACGCTCGACGAATCGCTGTCGGGCATCAAGGTCATCAAGAGCTACAATGCCACGGGATACGTCAAGCAGAAATTCTACGACCTGAGCGAAGACCTGGCGCGGCTGACCCTTTCGATGGCCCGCCGCCAGCAGCTGGCTTCGCCGATGAGCGAATTCCTGGGCATCTCGGCCGTAGGCGTCATCCTGGTATTCGGAGGTTCGCTCGTATTCAAGGACGCGCTCAGCCCCGAAGGCTTCATCGCCTTCATCGCCATGTTCTCGCAGATAACGCGCCCGGTGCGCACGTTCATCGACCAGTTCTCCAACATCAACCAGGGTATCGCCGCCGGCGAACGCATCTTCTCGATCATCGACGCCCAGAGCGAAATCCAGGACAAGCCCGGGGCGATCGAACTCGACGGGCTGAAAGACAAGATCGAATTCCGGGACATCCACTTCTCGTACGACGGCAGCCGCGAGGTGATCGAAGGCATCTCGTTCGAGATCAAGCGCGGCGAGACCGTGGCCCTGGTAGGCCCTTCGGGCGGAGGCAAGTCGACCCTCAGCGAACTCATACCGCGTTTCTACGACGTAAAGGCGGGAGACATCCTGATCGACGGGGTTTCGGTGCGCGACTACACGCAGGACAGCCTGCGCGCCCACATGAGCGTCGTGGCGCAGGACACCGTGCTTTTCAACGACACCATCGAAGGCAACATCGCCATGGGCAAGGCCGGGGCCACGCACGAAGAGATCGTCGAGGCTGCCCGGATCGCCAATGCCGACTGCTTCATACAGGAAGCCCCCGAAGGCTACCAGACCAACATCGGCGACCGGGGCGTCAAACTCTCGGGAGGCCAGCGCCAGCGGCTTTCGATCGCACGCGCCGTACTGAAGAACCCTGAGATACTGATCCTCGACGAGGCCACCTCGGCACTCGATACGGAGAGCGAAAAACTCGTGCAGGATGCCCTCAACAAGCTGCTCGTCGGCCGCACGTCGGTGGTTATCGCCCACCGCCTGTCGACGATCCACAACGCCGACAAGATCATCGTCGTCGACCACGGCCGCGTGGCCGAGCAGGGCACCCACACCGAACTGCTCGCAAAGGGCGGCATCTATGCCAAACTGATCGAATTGCAGTCGTTCGACTAA
- a CDS encoding valine--tRNA ligase, translated as MQIADKYSPQEIEQKWYDYWIDNRLFHSEPDGREPYTIVIPPPNVTGMLHMGHMLNNTLQDVLIRRARMSGKNACWVPGMDHASIATEAKVVAMLHEKGIEKSSLSREEFLEYAWEWKEKYGGMILKQLRKLGASCDWERTCFTMDEPRTESVIKVFCDLYEKGKIYRGVRMVNWDPAAQTALSDEEVVFKESHGKLYYLRYLVEGSDKAVIVATTRPETILGDTALCVNPNDPRYGWLPAGARVIVPLVNRAIPVIRDEYVDIEFGTGALKVTPAHDVNDYMLGEKYNLEVIDIFNDDGTINDKVGLYVGMDRFDVRRKIEGDLAAAGLLEKTEDYTNNVGYSERTGVAIEPKLSMQWFLSMGQLAEPATKAVMEDAIRFVPEKYKNTYRHWMENIKDWCISRQLWWGQRIPAWYLPQGGFVVAPTAGEALEKARAKTGDASLQPSDLRQDDDVLDTWFSSWLWPISVFDGIRNPGNREISYYYPTNDLVTGPDIIFFWVARMIMAGYEYRSEKPFGNVYFTGIVRDKIGRKMSKQLGNSPDPLDLIAKYGADGMRMAMLISSSAGNDVMFDEALCEQGRNFGNKIWNAYRLVNGWSADGKAAQDENNRLTVEWFRQTLGVALRQIADDFGCYRISEAFKTAYKLFWDDFSGLYLEMVKPAYGQPIDAPTFEATRTFFDSLMRVLHPFMPFVTEEIWQDLAPRKEGESITVAPMPQPAEADGQLLARFELAREVISSVRNVRNQKNLPQKEALTLKVIADENYPAEYAPVMRKMANLTAIETVTEKDPAAAAFIVKTTQYFVPMAGKIDAEAERRKLTDELAYQEGFLASVMKKLSNERFVQSAPGKVVANERAKQADAEAKIAAIKAQLEALS; from the coding sequence ATGCAAATCGCCGATAAATATTCGCCGCAGGAGATCGAACAGAAATGGTACGACTACTGGATCGACAACCGGCTGTTCCATTCGGAACCCGACGGACGCGAACCCTACACGATCGTCATCCCGCCGCCCAACGTGACCGGCATGCTCCACATGGGGCACATGCTCAACAACACGTTGCAGGACGTGCTGATCCGCCGTGCCCGCATGTCGGGCAAAAACGCCTGCTGGGTGCCGGGCATGGATCACGCGTCGATCGCCACGGAGGCGAAAGTCGTGGCGATGCTGCATGAAAAGGGCATCGAGAAGTCGTCGCTTTCGCGCGAGGAATTCCTCGAATACGCCTGGGAGTGGAAGGAAAAATACGGCGGCATGATCCTCAAGCAGCTGCGCAAGCTGGGCGCCTCGTGCGACTGGGAGCGCACCTGCTTCACGATGGACGAACCCCGCACCGAGAGCGTCATCAAGGTATTCTGCGACCTTTACGAGAAAGGCAAGATCTACCGCGGCGTACGCATGGTCAACTGGGATCCCGCGGCGCAGACGGCGCTGTCGGACGAAGAGGTGGTATTCAAGGAGTCGCACGGCAAGCTCTACTACCTGCGCTACCTGGTCGAAGGCTCGGACAAGGCGGTCATCGTCGCCACGACGCGCCCCGAAACGATCCTGGGCGACACGGCGCTGTGCGTCAACCCCAACGACCCGCGCTACGGCTGGCTGCCGGCCGGGGCGCGCGTCATCGTACCGCTGGTGAACCGCGCAATCCCCGTAATCCGCGACGAATACGTCGATATCGAGTTCGGTACGGGCGCGCTGAAAGTGACCCCGGCGCACGACGTGAACGACTACATGCTGGGCGAGAAATACAACCTCGAGGTGATCGACATCTTTAACGACGACGGCACGATCAACGACAAAGTGGGGCTGTACGTCGGCATGGATCGTTTCGACGTCCGCAGGAAGATCGAAGGCGACCTGGCGGCAGCCGGCCTGCTGGAGAAAACCGAGGATTATACCAACAACGTGGGCTATTCGGAGCGCACGGGCGTGGCCATCGAGCCGAAACTCTCGATGCAGTGGTTCCTCTCGATGGGACAGCTGGCCGAACCGGCGACGAAGGCCGTCATGGAAGACGCGATCCGCTTCGTGCCCGAGAAGTACAAGAACACCTACCGCCACTGGATGGAGAACATCAAGGACTGGTGCATCTCGCGCCAGTTATGGTGGGGCCAGCGCATCCCGGCCTGGTACCTGCCCCAAGGCGGCTTCGTAGTGGCCCCGACGGCCGGGGAGGCGCTCGAAAAGGCGCGCGCGAAAACCGGCGACGCCTCGTTGCAGCCATCCGACCTCAGACAGGACGACGACGTGCTGGACACGTGGTTCTCGTCGTGGCTGTGGCCGATTTCGGTCTTCGACGGCATCCGCAACCCCGGCAACAGGGAGATCAGCTACTACTACCCCACCAACGACCTGGTGACGGGCCCCGACATCATCTTCTTCTGGGTGGCGCGCATGATCATGGCGGGTTACGAATACCGCAGCGAAAAACCCTTCGGCAACGTCTATTTCACGGGCATCGTCCGCGACAAGATCGGCCGCAAGATGTCCAAGCAGCTGGGCAACTCGCCCGACCCGCTCGACCTGATCGCCAAATACGGCGCCGACGGTATGCGCATGGCGATGCTCATCTCCTCGTCGGCAGGCAACGACGTGATGTTCGACGAGGCGCTCTGCGAACAGGGACGCAACTTCGGCAACAAGATATGGAACGCCTACCGCCTGGTGAACGGCTGGTCGGCGGACGGCAAGGCCGCACAGGACGAGAACAACCGCCTGACTGTCGAATGGTTCCGCCAGACGCTCGGCGTCGCTTTGCGCCAGATCGCCGACGATTTCGGTTGCTACCGCATTTCGGAGGCGTTCAAGACGGCCTACAAGCTCTTCTGGGACGATTTCAGCGGCCTGTACCTCGAGATGGTGAAACCCGCCTACGGGCAGCCGATCGACGCGCCGACGTTCGAAGCCACACGCACGTTCTTCGACTCCCTGATGCGCGTGCTGCACCCCTTCATGCCCTTCGTGACGGAAGAGATCTGGCAAGACCTCGCCCCGCGCAAAGAGGGCGAGTCGATCACCGTCGCCCCGATGCCCCAGCCGGCCGAAGCCGACGGGCAATTGCTGGCGCGGTTCGAACTAGCCCGGGAGGTGATCTCCTCGGTGCGCAACGTCCGCAACCAGAAGAACCTGCCGCAGAAGGAGGCGCTGACGCTCAAGGTGATCGCCGACGAGAACTACCCGGCCGAGTACGCCCCCGTGATGCGGAAAATGGCCAACCTGACGGCCATCGAGACGGTGACGGAGAAAGACCCGGCGGCCGCAGCGTTCATTGTCAAGACGACGCAGTATTTCGTGCCGATGGCGGGCAAGATCGACGCCGAAGCGGAACGACGCAAACTGACGGACGAACTGGCCTACCAGGAAGGGTTCCTCGCGAGCGTGATGAAGAAGCTCTCGAACGAGCGTTTCGTGCAGTCGGCCCCCGGGAAGGTGGTGGCCAACGAACGGGCCAAGCAGGCCGACGCCGAGGCCAAGATCGCGGCCATCAAGGCGCAACTGGAAGCCCTCTCGTAA
- the lon gene encoding endopeptidase La has translation MSKKDKIIETIEVEDASLLPELLDGKHHVIPIVTGGDEVAEEVEVPEIIPILTLRSSVLFPGAITPITVGRDKSISLVRAVNAEGGILGAVLQRESDVEDPAPDDMYKVGTAARIIKILEMPNGNLTVILNGLEKIEIREYITTEPYFRARVTALRDTTPDLKSIEFEALVDSIRDVALNIINVSPSMPKEAAFAIKNIDSKRGIINFICSNMELTDEDRQSLLEAPGLLARARKLLEILIREQQLAELKNQIQERVKQEIDKQQRDYYLQQQMRTIQDELGDGADADIEKMREEAKKKNWPTEVGETFEKELQKVERLNPAVAEYSVQMTYLQLLLELPWNEVTKDNLDLNCAREQLDRDHFGLEEVKERILEHLAVIKLKGDLKSPILCLYGPPGVGKTSLGKSVAAALGRKFGRISLGGLHDESEIRGHRRTYIGAMPGRIIQTIKRCGSSNPVIILDEVDKVTVSNHGDPSSALLEVLDPEQNTTFHDNYIDMEYDLSKVLFIATANNIANIAPALRDRMEMINIAGYLIEEKVRIALDHLLPKQREAHGIKEQELTMAPEVVEGIIAGYTRESGVRSLDKLLAKIARARAKQIAFDEVFAPEVSAREVEKILGMPKFLKEEYEVGGMTGVVTGLAWTEVGGDILYIESVLTPGKGKVSLTGNLGDVMKESATIAHEWVMAHSKELGIDPALFEKNDINIHVPEGAIPKDGPSAGITMVTSIVSTYTGRKVRDRIAMTGETTLRGRVMPVGGVKEKILAAKRAGINELILSEENRKDIAEIKPEYIDGLTFHYVKTNDEVLKQALI, from the coding sequence ATGAGTAAAAAAGATAAGATAATCGAAACCATCGAAGTCGAAGATGCGAGCCTGCTTCCCGAGCTGCTCGACGGCAAACACCACGTGATTCCGATCGTGACCGGCGGCGACGAGGTCGCCGAGGAGGTCGAAGTGCCGGAAATCATCCCGATCCTTACGCTGCGCAGTTCGGTGCTCTTCCCCGGTGCGATCACCCCGATCACCGTGGGACGCGACAAGAGCATCAGCCTCGTACGTGCCGTGAATGCCGAAGGCGGCATTCTGGGCGCCGTGTTGCAGCGCGAGAGCGACGTCGAAGACCCCGCGCCGGACGACATGTACAAGGTCGGCACCGCGGCGCGCATCATCAAAATCCTCGAAATGCCCAACGGGAACCTCACGGTGATCCTGAACGGCCTGGAGAAGATCGAAATACGCGAATACATTACGACCGAGCCCTATTTCCGGGCCCGGGTGACCGCCCTGCGCGATACGACGCCCGACCTGAAGAGCATCGAGTTCGAGGCCCTCGTGGATTCGATCCGCGACGTGGCGCTCAACATCATCAACGTTTCGCCGTCGATGCCCAAGGAGGCGGCCTTCGCCATCAAGAACATCGACTCCAAGCGCGGCATCATCAATTTCATCTGCTCGAACATGGAGCTTACGGACGAAGACCGCCAGTCGTTGCTGGAGGCCCCCGGCCTGCTGGCCCGTGCCCGCAAGCTGCTCGAAATACTGATCCGCGAACAGCAGCTGGCCGAGCTGAAGAACCAGATACAGGAGCGCGTGAAGCAGGAGATCGACAAGCAGCAGCGCGACTATTACCTGCAGCAGCAGATGCGCACGATCCAGGACGAACTGGGCGACGGCGCCGATGCCGACATCGAGAAGATGCGCGAGGAGGCCAAGAAGAAGAACTGGCCCACGGAGGTCGGCGAAACCTTCGAGAAAGAGTTGCAGAAGGTCGAGCGGCTGAATCCCGCCGTGGCCGAATATTCGGTGCAGATGACCTACCTGCAACTGCTGCTGGAACTCCCGTGGAACGAGGTGACCAAGGACAACCTCGATCTGAATTGCGCGCGCGAGCAGCTCGACCGCGACCATTTCGGGCTGGAGGAGGTCAAGGAGCGTATCCTCGAACACCTGGCCGTCATCAAGCTCAAGGGCGACCTCAAATCCCCGATACTCTGCCTCTATGGCCCTCCGGGTGTGGGTAAGACCTCGCTGGGCAAGTCGGTGGCGGCGGCGCTGGGCCGCAAGTTCGGGCGTATCTCGCTCGGCGGCCTGCACGACGAGTCGGAAATCCGCGGGCATCGCCGCACCTACATCGGCGCCATGCCGGGACGGATCATCCAGACTATCAAGCGGTGCGGTTCGTCGAACCCGGTCATCATCCTCGACGAGGTGGACAAGGTGACCGTTTCGAACCACGGCGACCCGTCGAGCGCGCTGCTCGAGGTGCTTGACCCGGAGCAGAACACCACCTTCCACGATAACTACATCGACATGGAGTACGACCTGTCGAAAGTGCTGTTCATCGCCACGGCCAACAATATCGCCAACATCGCACCGGCGCTGCGCGACCGCATGGAGATGATCAATATCGCCGGCTACCTGATCGAGGAGAAGGTGCGCATTGCGCTCGACCACCTGCTGCCCAAGCAGCGCGAGGCGCACGGCATCAAGGAGCAGGAACTCACGATGGCCCCCGAGGTAGTCGAAGGCATCATCGCCGGCTATACCCGCGAGTCGGGTGTCCGCTCGCTCGACAAACTGCTGGCCAAGATCGCCCGCGCCCGTGCCAAGCAGATCGCCTTCGACGAGGTTTTCGCCCCGGAGGTTTCTGCCAGGGAGGTCGAAAAGATCCTCGGCATGCCCAAGTTCCTCAAGGAAGAGTACGAGGTGGGCGGCATGACGGGCGTCGTGACGGGCCTGGCCTGGACGGAGGTCGGCGGCGACATCCTCTACATCGAGTCGGTGCTGACGCCCGGCAAGGGCAAGGTCAGCCTGACGGGTAACCTGGGCGATGTGATGAAGGAGTCCGCTACGATCGCCCACGAGTGGGTGATGGCACACAGCAAGGAGCTGGGTATCGACCCCGCGCTGTTCGAGAAGAACGACATCAACATCCATGTCCCCGAGGGTGCGATCCCGAAGGACGGCCCTTCGGCCGGCATTACGATGGTGACCTCGATCGTTTCGACCTACACGGGGCGGAAAGTCCGGGATCGTATCGCCATGACGGGCGAGACGACGCTCCGCGGCCGTGTGATGCCGGTGGGCGGCGTCAAGGAGAAGATTCTGGCGGCCAAACGCGCCGGGATCAACGAGCTGATCCTCTCGGAGGAGAACCGCAAGGACATCGCCGAGATCAAGCCCGAATACATCGACGGACTGACCTTCCATTACGTGAAGACCAACGACGAAGTGCTGAAACAGGCGCTCATATAG